In Bythopirellula goksoeyrii, a single window of DNA contains:
- a CDS encoding autotransporter-associated beta strand repeat-containing protein — protein sequence MSRAVLLNSCYSLVMLQILSGVLGNSVSAQLLAFPEAEGFGRYASGARTNLAAASVYHVTNLNDSGPGSFRDAVSQSNRFVVFDVGGILQPNSPLTFASNITIAGQTAPGGFAVYGNRAAFHGANNLVSRHWAVRLGTSQGRADAASIVRGTNMMFDHMSITWGVDGTFDINPDSGQIIDNLTIQNSIVGQGLDVVGHSTGGLMQPGDGRRFSIIKSLFIDNVTRNPKVRGENEFINNVVYGWESAGYIMGDTSGTSHANVMGNYFIEGPIDGSAPFNSGTPTFHIYANDNWVDPDRDGILDGTLITSYPGADVVATPHAFPTTASMTAQQAVAHVMDNAGVSIIRDAVDTRLMQEVGSYGTLGGVIIRDSDPDQFPGYGTNPSYLNPRARLADADNDGIADNWESAHGLSPANFADWKGLSSSGYTQLEEYLNELGGDGTTVTSTGGTWTTPATWTGGVPTLADDALATGNLSVASGHAFARRLNLGGALNVSGGTVDVFDTAIANSITITGGTVTAGRTLIASTGQSGALTVQAGATLQTGTIASAGGSAALLLDGGLLRTTGAPAVQVPTLLGAAGGTIDTAGYSGVVSGAITGSGAFTKQGAGDLRLTGLNSFAGPTVVAGGSLSASASSALSSSPSLELHEGTTLNVNDIPGGYTTGNGQTISGAGQITGSLITTSGSVLRPQGGEFFVTAHMLGIQAESMLRGSDWAVFNNASHGTGNGGSYNGADLDVGGIVMVANESLAAPIASGLATTIVDLPVGGTWYLFAKVAEPTVSGVTGDTATHPGGNNSFYVSNNSGALQTTPSNFNPVQSPDNSGDDSRWVVVSPTLSPLSGVAGSLLDYGIDYNLSAGTQTFAIGAREIGTVLDAFVLSTTNLTAAQLDSAVAGTTFLGTSTGMTISGNYIQQANSFLEMQLSSSEQNTLLVSSTATLAGNLSVELMNGFIPQASDNFTILSAGNLINTFAGLPDGSRINTVNGIGSFAIDYDYLNDQVVLSDFMAGIAGDFDSDGDVDGRDFLIWQRNPSVGNLADWQSNYGAPGSALAASTSVVPEPSSLVLLICTLLATVRGRATRLKLVFQYLF from the coding sequence ATGTCCCGTGCGGTCTTACTGAATTCATGTTATTCCTTGGTCATGTTGCAGATTTTGTCCGGAGTGTTGGGCAACTCTGTGAGTGCTCAACTTTTGGCGTTTCCTGAAGCAGAAGGATTTGGGCGATATGCCTCGGGTGCCCGCACCAATCTCGCAGCGGCCAGCGTCTATCATGTCACCAATCTCAATGATTCCGGTCCTGGCTCTTTTCGCGATGCAGTGAGTCAGTCGAATCGCTTCGTCGTCTTTGATGTGGGTGGGATCCTCCAGCCGAACAGCCCTCTGACGTTTGCTAGTAATATTACGATCGCTGGTCAAACCGCGCCCGGAGGATTCGCCGTGTACGGCAACCGGGCCGCTTTTCATGGTGCCAACAATTTGGTCAGCCGCCATTGGGCAGTTCGTCTCGGCACGAGCCAAGGCCGAGCCGATGCTGCTTCAATCGTCCGCGGTACAAACATGATGTTTGATCACATGTCGATTACCTGGGGTGTGGACGGCACTTTCGACATCAATCCCGATTCCGGTCAGATTATCGACAACCTTACGATTCAGAACTCGATCGTTGGCCAAGGTCTCGACGTCGTCGGCCATAGCACTGGTGGCCTGATGCAGCCCGGCGATGGGAGACGTTTCAGCATCATCAAGAGCCTGTTCATAGACAACGTCACCCGCAATCCCAAGGTCCGTGGTGAGAACGAGTTTATCAACAATGTCGTCTACGGCTGGGAATCGGCCGGCTATATCATGGGCGACACTTCCGGCACGTCCCACGCTAATGTCATGGGCAACTATTTCATTGAAGGTCCAATTGATGGTAGCGCCCCGTTCAATAGCGGCACGCCCACGTTCCACATCTACGCCAACGATAACTGGGTCGATCCAGACCGCGATGGAATACTCGACGGTACACTCATTACAAGCTATCCAGGCGCGGACGTTGTCGCCACTCCTCATGCCTTCCCTACCACTGCTTCGATGACCGCTCAGCAGGCCGTGGCCCATGTAATGGATAATGCAGGGGTCTCGATCATCCGCGATGCCGTCGATACTCGACTGATGCAGGAGGTTGGCAGTTACGGCACACTCGGCGGTGTTATCATTCGGGATTCCGATCCCGATCAGTTCCCCGGCTATGGTACCAATCCCAGCTATTTGAACCCGCGTGCTCGCCTTGCCGACGCCGACAACGACGGCATCGCCGACAATTGGGAATCCGCCCATGGACTTAGCCCCGCTAATTTTGCGGACTGGAAAGGGCTCAGTTCATCAGGATATACGCAACTCGAAGAGTATCTCAACGAACTCGGGGGGGATGGAACCACAGTCACTTCTACTGGCGGTACCTGGACGACTCCTGCCACTTGGACGGGTGGTGTGCCAACGCTTGCCGACGATGCGCTTGCAACTGGCAACCTCAGTGTCGCATCGGGTCATGCCTTCGCGCGGCGTTTGAATCTGGGAGGGGCGCTCAATGTGAGCGGTGGAACCGTTGATGTCTTCGACACGGCTATCGCCAACTCCATAACGATCACCGGTGGTACCGTTACGGCTGGTCGAACATTGATCGCTTCGACTGGTCAATCCGGCGCACTTACGGTGCAAGCCGGTGCCACGCTCCAGACAGGCACGATCGCCAGTGCCGGTGGATCTGCCGCGCTTCTTCTAGACGGCGGACTTCTCCGCACTACGGGCGCACCAGCGGTCCAGGTCCCCACGCTACTAGGTGCAGCCGGCGGTACGATCGACACAGCTGGATACTCCGGCGTCGTATCTGGTGCGATTACTGGATCAGGTGCTTTCACCAAACAGGGAGCAGGAGACCTTAGACTTACTGGATTGAATTCTTTCGCAGGCCCAACCGTGGTTGCAGGAGGATCTCTCTCTGCCAGTGCATCGAGTGCATTGTCGAGTTCCCCTTCCCTCGAACTGCATGAAGGAACTACCTTGAATGTCAATGACATACCAGGTGGCTACACCACCGGTAATGGGCAAACTATCAGCGGCGCTGGACAAATCACTGGTAGTCTCATTACGACCTCCGGGTCAGTTCTCAGACCCCAGGGAGGTGAGTTCTTTGTCACTGCCCACATGCTCGGTATCCAAGCGGAAAGCATGTTGCGAGGGAGTGATTGGGCTGTGTTTAACAACGCCAGCCACGGCACAGGCAACGGGGGATCGTACAACGGCGCTGATCTCGACGTTGGAGGAATTGTGATGGTTGCCAATGAAAGTTTGGCTGCCCCAATTGCTAGTGGATTGGCTACGACAATAGTCGACTTACCCGTCGGGGGCACTTGGTATCTGTTTGCTAAGGTTGCTGAGCCCACCGTTTCCGGTGTGACGGGCGACACGGCCACACATCCTGGCGGCAACAACAGCTTCTATGTTTCCAATAATTCTGGCGCGCTGCAAACAACCCCTTCCAACTTTAATCCCGTCCAAAGCCCCGACAATAGTGGCGACGACTCGCGATGGGTTGTGGTATCGCCAACACTTTCACCGCTTAGCGGCGTAGCCGGTTCCCTTCTCGATTATGGAATCGACTACAATCTTTCGGCTGGAACCCAGACCTTTGCTATCGGGGCTCGCGAGATTGGCACCGTGTTAGATGCCTTCGTACTGTCAACGACGAATCTCACTGCAGCGCAACTCGATTCGGCTGTTGCGGGCACGACATTCCTAGGAACCAGTACAGGCATGACGATTTCTGGCAACTACATTCAGCAAGCCAATTCTTTCCTCGAAATGCAACTCAGCAGTAGTGAACAAAACACTTTGCTAGTCAGTTCTACAGCCACTTTGGCCGGAAATCTATCGGTCGAATTGATGAATGGTTTTATCCCCCAAGCAAGCGACAACTTTACAATTCTTTCGGCTGGAAATCTCATCAATACTTTTGCGGGCCTACCTGATGGTTCACGTATCAACACTGTGAATGGAATTGGGTCGTTTGCGATCGATTATGATTATCTCAATGATCAAGTAGTGCTTTCGGACTTCATGGCTGGAATCGCAGGCGACTTCGATAGCGATGGCGACGTCGATGGCCGCGACTTTCTTATCTGGCAGCGTAATCCTTCGGTAGGCAACCTCGCCGATTGGCAAAGTAACTATGGTGCGCCGGGATCGGCTTTGGCTGCCAGCACATCGGTAGTCCCTGAGCCAAGTTCCCTCGTGCTTCTGATTTGCACATTGTTAGCCACAGTCCGAGGCCGAGCTACCAGACTAAAATTGGTGTTCCAATATCTCTTCTAA
- a CDS encoding glycosyl hydrolase produces the protein MQTIISVHGAGWIKLAFLLIATIPGALPLVAAETELSTPIADKVSWPTATQTSRPWTRWWWHGSAVDDNNLSRLLEEYQKVGLGGVEITCIYGVKGNEERNREYRSDEWVDAVQHTLSEAKRLGMGVDLPAGSGWRMGGPGVTQEDANNRLELDKTKVAGGKTFHRAFDRSTLQKAIAQNAEGRQIDITNRGSTNEIQWEAPEGDWTVYTLAYRWAGDRVKRPGPGGEGLNINPYSKKSVSNFLEQFGKTLDRLPGVRAQFHDSFEYEGDWQPNFLQEFADRRGYRLEQFLPALAGDGQSDTVARVKCDYRETLSDMVLENLVVPWVNWAHEHGQLSRNQSHGSPANWLDLYAACDIPETESFGRLHGDDADQLVLKFASSAANVAGHPLVSAESATWLNEHFQTTLAQVKQIIDRQILAGVNHIFYHGTAYSPEDAEWPGWLFYASTQLNPQNPIWRDFSTLNTYVTRCQSVLQNSKPSNDVLLYWPIHDAWQNTKGLRMEIRVHNGGDWFYGRPLGDAAKILHENGFAFDYVSDRGLATSRPDGAGQLQTRGGNYDVVVVPQTHFMPLATLKKLVDFIEAGSKVVFWGELPDSPPGMKGKINNKEWKIAIQRVREAIAKGQSFAGDDLIETLQQAKVRSESDLTRHGIDFLRKSWERDVIYYLKNNNETSIDEWVSIGSDFSSAIFMDPLSGKIGLAETRSGNTGYSAVHLQLASGQTIFVRASAEQTFTNETWSYQKASGEAVELHGPWLTEFIAGGPELPEQFETPHPMAWTEVSDDAAKNFAGTATYSTELDCPNSKGRSLLDLGVVHGSARVFVNDKYIATLLAPPYVLELSNLQDTGNRLEIEVTGVAANRIRDLDRRGVEWRIFDDINLVNIDYKPFDATNWPIVPQGLAGPVTLTPLITTNEPTK, from the coding sequence GTGCAAACAATAATATCCGTCCATGGAGCAGGTTGGATCAAGCTTGCTTTTCTACTGATTGCGACAATCCCCGGAGCCTTGCCGCTTGTCGCTGCAGAAACAGAACTCTCAACGCCAATTGCTGATAAAGTAAGCTGGCCGACGGCTACACAAACTTCACGACCCTGGACTCGATGGTGGTGGCACGGGTCCGCTGTTGATGACAATAACCTCTCCCGACTTCTCGAAGAATATCAGAAGGTTGGGTTGGGAGGAGTGGAAATCACTTGCATTTATGGGGTGAAGGGCAACGAGGAGCGGAACCGTGAGTACCGCTCAGACGAATGGGTCGATGCCGTTCAGCATACGTTAAGCGAGGCGAAACGGCTTGGTATGGGGGTTGATTTACCAGCAGGGTCCGGCTGGCGAATGGGAGGGCCAGGTGTAACCCAAGAAGATGCCAACAATCGACTTGAACTCGACAAGACGAAAGTCGCCGGAGGGAAGACATTTCATCGAGCGTTCGACAGATCTACTTTACAAAAGGCGATCGCCCAGAATGCCGAAGGCAGACAAATCGATATCACTAATCGAGGGTCGACAAATGAAATCCAATGGGAAGCGCCAGAGGGTGATTGGACGGTATACACGCTTGCATACCGGTGGGCGGGAGATCGCGTGAAACGACCAGGGCCGGGGGGTGAGGGACTGAATATCAATCCTTATTCCAAGAAATCGGTCAGCAATTTCCTTGAGCAATTTGGCAAGACGCTAGATCGACTGCCAGGAGTTCGTGCGCAATTCCACGACTCGTTCGAATACGAAGGCGATTGGCAGCCCAACTTTCTCCAGGAATTTGCCGATCGACGTGGCTATCGGCTCGAACAGTTTCTCCCGGCTTTAGCTGGCGATGGACAGTCCGACACGGTCGCGCGAGTGAAATGCGACTATCGTGAGACGCTTTCCGACATGGTCCTCGAAAACTTAGTTGTGCCGTGGGTTAATTGGGCCCACGAACACGGCCAACTGTCCCGCAACCAGTCTCACGGATCTCCAGCAAATTGGCTCGATCTGTATGCGGCTTGCGACATTCCCGAAACTGAGAGCTTTGGTCGTTTGCACGGGGATGACGCTGATCAGTTGGTGCTCAAATTTGCCTCTTCGGCTGCAAACGTAGCGGGACATCCGCTCGTTTCGGCGGAGTCGGCAACGTGGCTCAACGAACACTTTCAAACGACGCTAGCCCAAGTGAAGCAAATCATCGATCGGCAAATCTTGGCGGGCGTCAATCACATCTTCTACCATGGCACTGCCTATTCCCCAGAGGATGCAGAATGGCCTGGCTGGTTGTTTTACGCCTCGACGCAGCTCAATCCCCAAAACCCAATTTGGAGAGATTTCTCGACACTCAATACTTACGTGACTCGTTGCCAATCAGTGTTGCAGAACAGCAAACCAAGCAATGATGTCTTGCTCTATTGGCCCATTCACGATGCTTGGCAAAATACGAAGGGCTTGCGGATGGAAATCCGAGTTCACAATGGAGGTGACTGGTTTTACGGTCGGCCTCTCGGAGATGCAGCTAAGATACTGCACGAGAATGGCTTCGCATTCGACTATGTCTCTGATCGCGGACTGGCTACGAGCAGACCAGACGGGGCCGGGCAACTACAGACGCGAGGTGGCAACTATGACGTAGTCGTCGTTCCCCAAACCCATTTCATGCCGTTGGCTACTTTGAAGAAGCTGGTTGATTTCATTGAGGCAGGTTCAAAAGTGGTTTTCTGGGGCGAGTTGCCCGACAGTCCCCCTGGGATGAAGGGAAAAATCAACAATAAAGAATGGAAAATTGCGATCCAAAGAGTTCGGGAGGCAATCGCCAAAGGTCAGAGTTTCGCAGGCGACGATCTGATCGAAACTCTCCAACAAGCGAAGGTGCGATCAGAATCAGATCTTACTCGACATGGCATCGACTTTTTGCGCAAGTCGTGGGAGCGAGATGTCATTTACTATCTTAAGAACAATAATGAAACGAGCATCGATGAGTGGGTATCGATTGGTAGCGATTTTAGCTCAGCCATTTTCATGGATCCGCTTTCGGGGAAAATTGGTCTCGCAGAAACGCGTTCTGGCAATACAGGGTATTCTGCGGTGCATTTGCAGTTGGCCTCTGGACAGACTATCTTTGTTCGTGCTAGTGCCGAGCAAACATTTACCAACGAAACGTGGTCATATCAGAAGGCAAGTGGAGAGGCAGTCGAGCTTCACGGGCCCTGGCTAACGGAATTCATCGCAGGGGGACCAGAGCTGCCGGAGCAATTTGAAACTCCTCACCCAATGGCTTGGACTGAGGTCTCGGACGACGCAGCCAAGAACTTTGCCGGTACGGCAACGTACTCGACTGAACTCGACTGTCCTAACAGCAAAGGGAGGTCACTGCTCGACTTAGGAGTAGTGCACGGCAGTGCACGTGTGTTTGTCAACGACAAATACATCGCCACGCTCTTAGCCCCACCGTATGTCTTGGAACTCAGCAATCTTCAAGACACAGGCAACCGACTTGAAATTGAAGTAACAGGAGTCGCTGCTAACCGAATACGCGACCTTGATCGGAGAGGTGTTGAGTGGCGGATCTTCGATGACATCAATCTAGTAAACATCGATTACAAGCCGTTTGACGCAACCAACTGGCCCATAGTTCCTCAAGGGCTTGCCGGGCCGGTAACACTCACACCACTCATAACTACCAACGAGCCTACCAAGTGA